The stretch of DNA GCTTCATGACGACGGCATGACCTTTTAATCGCACCTATTTGGTATTGAAAGTAAAGACCTGTGGCGCTACGTCTTCCCCGACGGCAGCTTTTAATCGCACCTATTTGGTATTGAAAGGGGGCGTATCAGGATACGGGTTATGGGGAGATCGGCCTTTTAATCGCACCTATTTGGTATTGAAAGACCACACGGATGTGCTGCTGAATGCGCCGGCTGTCAACTTTTAATCGCACCTATTTGGTATTGAAAGGCGAAGGGTTCGCAGTAGACGGTGGCGGGGGGCAGCCTTTTAATCGCACCTATTTGGTATTGAAAGTCTTTAAATACATCTTCCAAATCCATATCGTAAAACACTTTTAATCGCACCTATTTGGTATTGAAAGTACTGACGCAAGGTACCGATCAGCGCAAACAGCCGTCTTTTAATCGCACCTATTTGGTATTGAAAGCGAAGACCAGCAGAATTGGCCCCTCTCGAAAGCGCACCTTTTAATCGCACCTATTTGGTATTGAAAGTTACGTGCGATTTTTCCATGGGGCGTGTCTTTTAAGCTTTTAATCGCACCTATTTGGTATTGAAAGGCTTGCGCAGCGCGTGCGCAGCGAAGCGGCCGTGACGCTTTTAATCGCACCTATTTGGTATTGAAAGTGCAGGGAAGCATTACAGACGGTTTCTGGTGGATTGCTTTTAATCGCACCTATTTGGTATTGAAAGCTTCTTGCTCCCGCCCACTTCGACACCAGTCGATCACTTTTAATCGCACCTATTTGGTATTGAAAGGCTCCNNNNNNNNNNNNNNNNNNNNNNNNNNNNNNNNNNNNNNNNNNNNNNNNNNNNNNNNNNNNNNNNNNNNNNNNNNNNNNNNNNNNNNNNNNNNNNNNNNNNNNNNNNNNNNNNNNNNNNNNNNNNNNNNNNNNNNNNNNNNNNNNNNNNNNNNNNNNNNNNNNNNNNNNNNNNNNNNNNNNNNNNNNNNNNNNNNNNNNNNNNNNNNNNNNNNNNNNNNNNNNNNNNNNNNNNNNNNNNNNNNNNNNNNNNNNNNNNNNNNNNNNNNNNNNNNNNNNNNNNNNNNNNNNNNNNNNNNNNNNNNNNNNNNNNNNNNNNNNNNNNNNNNNNNNNNNNNNNNNNNNNNNNNNNNNNNNNNNNNNNNNNNNNNNNNNNNNNNNNNNNNNNNNNNNNNNNNNNNNNNNNNNNNNNNNNNNNNNNNNNNNNNNNNNNNNNNNNNNNNNNNNNNNNNNNNNNNNNNNNNNNNNNNNNNNNNNNNNNNNNNNNNNNNNNNNNNNNNNNNNNNNNNNNNNNNNNNNNNNNNNNNNNNNNNNNNNNNNNNNNNNNNNNNNNNNNNNNNNNNNNNNNNNNNNNNNNNNNNNNNNNNNNNNNNNNNNNNNNNNNNNNNNNNNNNNNNNNNNNNNNNNNNNNNNNNNNNNNNNNNNNNNNNNNNNNNNNNNNNNNNNNNNNNNNNNNNNNNNNNNNNNNNNNNNNNNNNNNNNNNNNNNNNNNNNNNNNNNNNNNNNNNNNNNNNNNNNNNNNNNNNNNNNNNNNNNNNNNNNNNNNNNNNNNNNNNNNNNNNNNNNNNNNNNNNNNNNNNNNNNNNNNNNNNNNNNNNNNNNNNNNNNNNNNNNNNNNNNNNNNNNNNNNNNNNNNNNNNNNNNNNNNNNNNNNNNNNNNNNNNNNNNNNNNNNNNNNNNNNNNNNNNNNNNNNNNNNNNNNNNNNNNNNNNNNNNNNNNNNNNNNNNNNNNNNNNNNNNNNNNNNNNNNNNNNNNNNNNNNNNNNNNNNNNNNNNNNNNNNNNNNNNNNNNNNNNNNNNNNNNNNNNNNNNNNNNNNNNNNNNNNNNNNNNNNNNNNNNNNNNNNNNNNNNNNNNNNNNNNNNNNNNNNNNNNNNNNNNNNNNNNNNNNNNNNNNNNNNNNNNNNNNNNNNNNNNNNNNNNNNNNNNNNNNNNNNNNNNNNNNNNNNNNNNNNNNNNNNNNNNNNNNNNNNNNNNNNNNNNNNNNNNNNNNNNNNNNNNNNNNNNNNNNNNNNNNNNNNNNNNNNNNNNNNNNNNNNNNNNNNNNNNNNNNNNNNNNNNNNNNNNNNNNNNNNNNNNNNNNNNNNNNNNNNNNNNNNNNNNNNNNNNNNNNNNNNNNNNNNNNNNNNNNNNNNNNNNNNNNNNNNNNNNNNNNNNNNNNNNNNNNNNNNNNNNNNNNNNNNNNNNNNNNNNNNNNNNNNNNNNNNNNNNNNNNNNNNNNNNNNNNNNNNNNNNNNNNNNNNNNNNNNNNNNNNNNNNNNNNNNNNNNNNNNNNNNNNNNNNNNNNNNNNNNNNNNNNNNNNNNNNNNNNNNNNNNNNNNNNNNNNNNNNNNNNNNNNNNNNNNNNNNNNNNNNNNNNNNNNNNNNNNNNNNNNNNNNNNNNNNNNNNNNNNNNNNNNNNNNNNNNNNNNNNNNNNNNNNNNNNNNNNNNNNNNNNNNNNNNNNNNNNNNNNNNNNNNNNNNNNNNNNNNNNNNNNNNNNNNNNNNNNNNNNNNNNNNNNNNNNNNNNNNNNNNNNNNNNNNNNNNNNNNNNNNNNNNNNNNNNNNNNNNNNNNNNNNNNNNNNNNNNNNNNNNNNNNNNNNNNNNNNNNNNNNNNNNNNNNNNNNNNNNNNNNNNNNNNNNNNNNNNNNNNNNNNNNNNNNNNNNNNNNNNNNNNNNNNNNNNNNNNNNNNNNNNNNNNNNNNNNNNNNNNNNNNNNNNNNNNNNNNNNNNNNNNNNNNNNNNNNNNNNNNNNNNNNNNNNNNNNNNNNNNNNNNNNNNNNNNNNNNNNNNNNNNNNNNNNNNNNNNNNNNNNNNNNNNNNNNNNNNNNNNNNNNNNNNNNNNNTGAACTTTTAATCGCACCTATTTGGTATTGAAAGATGGCTAATGCGCGAACCAGCGACACAGCGCACCTGCCTTTTAATCGCACCTATTTGGTATTGAAAGCCTTCGTGCCAATTCACGTTCTTTTCACCACTTCGCAACTTTTAATCGCACCTATTTGGTATTGAAAGACGTGAATTCTGGCTGAACGATAATAGGCGCTACGGCTTTTAATCGCACCTATTTGGTATTGAAAGCCTTCGTGCCAATTCACGTTCTTTTCACCACTTCGCAACTTTTAATCGCACCTATTTGGTATTGAAAGACGTGAATTCTGGCTGAACGATAATAGGCGCTACGGCTTTTAATCGCACCTATTTGGTATTGAAAGCTTTTCAAAATCCGCCAAAATGTCTACAAGTTTATAGACTTTTAATCGCACCTATTTGGTATTGAAAGGATGGGCTTCCAGTCGCGGCCGTAAAGGACGGTGCCCTTTTAATCGCACCTATTTGGTATTGAAAGCCACGGGCGGAAAATCGGCGAAGAAATCGAATACGACTTTTAATCGCACCTATTTGGTATTGAAAGTGCGCCCAGGCTGCGCACGCGTCTCTGTGTGCCTTCCTTTTAATCGCACCTATTTGGTATTGAAAGGAGGGCGTCTCATCGCTTAATCGTAATATTGCGATGAACTTTTAATCGCACCTATTTGGTATTGAAAGGATTGCGTGCGGCGGCAGACTTAAAACCGGAAAACGACTTTTAATCGCACCTATTTGGTATTGAAAGAGACAAAGCGCATGGTGGTAGGCGCTTTGAGCTCGGGGCTTTTAATCGCACCTATTTGGTATTGAAACAGGCTGCTGCCTCGAAGATTGCCTCGATGTGTTTTTCTTTTAATCGCACCTATTTGGTATTGAAACGGGGATGTTCCGGCTTATGGTCGCGTAAGTGGCGATCTTTTAATCGCACCTATTTGGTATTGAAAGGCGTGACGGACGATGTGAAGCGCTTGAGGAACACGAGTTTTTTGGTATTGAAACGAGCTCATGCATGAAGGGCGATAGTCCGTTGCACAGGGTTTAATCGCACTTATTTGGTGCCGAAATTTGTAGAACCTTAACAGGGAGGTGCACGCTGTAACAGTTCTCGTAAAAACGACTAAAACTCAGGCCGTACAGCCCATACACTGTAACTGCTTCTGCCACCGCCTGCTGCGAAGCCTCCTCCAGACAATTACCGCTCCCTGAAAATCCAGCAGTACGTCCGGACAAGAAATCAAACGGACTCTCAAACAGGTGGGCCAGCAGTTGCTCGGCTGGTCCCAAGAGATCAACCCCACTATACTTCCCTGACCACTTCGCATTCTTGCAGTGTAATGCAACGAATCAACCCGCCTGATATCTTTAATAATGAGGCCAGCAGTACTAAGGCTAACGGGCGACCACAATCCAGATCAAACCGACTGCTTTAAAATGAAGCCGGCTAAAGACCAGTGTGTTCTGCGCGTCTCTGGACCGGTTATCCTCCAGTAATTTTGTTGAAACATGTATGCTACCCGGGGGTTTTTGCCTGTAAACAGGGGTAAAGCAACGTACTAATTCAGGGCTATGAAGCGCTTCTGGGGATGGATGCTGGCCGCTGCCCTCCTGATAGCCGGGTGCGACTTTCTGGGACTGGGCTCTAAAACCATTGAGGTAGATGGCCAGGTGCTGGAGCTCCGCTCAGGGGAGCCAATCCCGGATATCGCGGTGGGCATCTATGGCCGCAATGGGTGCGTAAGGCTGGGCGATCCGACCTGTAGCACGCGATTGGAGCTCACGTTTACCGACCAGGAAGGGCGCTTCAAACTCCGACATGAACCTACCGGTGAATTCACGTTTCTGTTTGTCTTTGTCAATCCCGATGATATGCGCAATTTCGAGTATAGCCAGGAAGTAGAGCTCTTAGAAGAAGGGAAGCGGATTCGGCGCACGTATCTGCTGGCCAAACGAGATACCAGCAGCACAGGCGGACAGGAATAGTCCAGAAAACAAATAGCCCGGGCAGATTAAAAAAGGGAAAATCTGCATAAGTCGGAAGGTTAGCTCATCAACCATCTTGATCAGCCGCTCCGCTCTCAGGCCCTAGCCGGAGGCCTGAGGCAGGGGAGGAGCCGTCGGGGACCAGCTCTCGTAGTCGGAATAACCGGCAAAAAAGCGCAGAGCAATAGCAGCAGGATGACGGACAGGTACCTCGCCGGTCGGTATTCAACAGCAAAGCGGCACTTTTGAGCATGCAGTAGAGACGTCGAGGGAGGGCGTAATCAGCGGAAGCGTAACGGTGGTCGGGTAAGCAACAGACCACCTTTGCCAAAGAAGGAAAGTCCCGGGAATGAGTCTATGGTGCGGTGGCAAGGTCTGCACGCGGTCAAATTTACGTCAATCCCCAGAAAGTCTGACTTCGGCGCGGAAGGGGAAACCTCTGAGAGGCTGAAGAAATAACCCGACTGCCCGCCGCGGAACGTTTCGTACCTGACCTTTCTCCGAGGGAAAGGATGCTCGGCCAGACACTTCAAGAAATAAGATTAAAGCTGATCTCCCGCGCCACCTGCTGACCGCTCTGCTGGTCCGTAACCGTTACGCGCACCCGAATATGCCCGCGCTCTGGTATCTGTTGTAGATCAACTTCAATGTATTCCTGCGCCGTCCGACTCTGGCCAGTGTATTCCGTACGGGCGGCCACTACCGTTTCGTCACGCCCGCCTTTTTCGCGGATGACGGCATACTCCACCGTGTAATGGGTACGGTCGTCCGGGCCAAATTGCAGATGATAGACTTCAAACCGAAGGCCCAGTTTAGTCTCAGAGGTTATGGCCAGGAAAGGATAGCGAACGAGGCTGTCCGGGTTTTCCGGAAAAACGCCTCGCAGCACGGGCACCAGATCACTCATCTCGAGCTGGGCCGGGTCGGCACTCAGCGCCTGCAGGGTGTCTATCCGGAAAGTGCCCATCTTGAAGCGCGGCCCTAACTGGTACTGGCCATCGCCCAGCGGCTCGGTGGCGTACACGTCCCACTGTAGGGCCACGTGGAAGATGGGAGCAGCTCCCTGCAGAGTAACCGTCTGGATGGAGAGGGTGGGATCGGTAGAAGAAAGGGTATAGCGTTGCCGCTGAAAGTCGCCCAGCTGATAATCAGCCGTGCGCGTCATGGCATACAGGTCGATCAGATAATGCCCACTGTCCGCATAGCCCTGCTCCCGCAAGATGCGACGCCCCTGACTGCCCGGCGATACCGCCACGGGATTATGCCCCCAGAAAACTTCGATCCGCGTTTTGCCAGTGGTCTGGTCCAGAAAACGAGCCACGCGGGCTTCTACGGGCATGTTCTCCACGTTGTCATAGGCAGCTGCCGAGAAAACAGCCGGGGCGATCCGGTCACGCTGAGCCGCTGAAATCTGCTCCTGCCGCTTGAAATGCATGCGGCGCATCATGACAAAGTTATCCGGATTGGCCCGGCCCGTAATGCCCGTGATCATGTTATCTACTTCAATGCTCTGCTTGACAAAGTCGGGATGCAGCAGGGCCAGTTGTCCGTAAATGATCTGCCAGGTCTCCAGCAGGGCTGCCCAGCGATACTGGAAATAGGAGGAGTGGAGCAGGCTCTGGGGAACCAGGTCCGACGGCAGGCCAATCTGGTAGTAGCCGTCTTTCTCTACAAACAGGTAGTAAAGGAGCGGGTCGATGTGGCGGTACGACCAGAACTCATTGGGATTTAGATCCAGGCCGCTGCGATAGGGGGACATGGTGCTCTTATTAATCCCCCGGTCCTGCATGTGAATCTTCGAAGTGAACTTCGGCGGGCCAAGCCGCACGTACACAATGCCACGGTCGTCCAGACGCGAACGCCGACGATTGGTGGCATAGTGCTTTTCAGCATAAATAACACGCTGGAGATGCTCAATCAGGCGTTCGTTCTGGGGCGTTGAGATAACGGGATCCTGAGCCTGCCACCAGACCACCAGCTTTTCGCCCATGCCCGAGACGGCCGGCTTACGTCGGTCGGGACGGACCTGGTCGCGCAACGAAGGGGGTAAGAGAAATTCCATCTGGGCAACATGGCGGTCGACTACTTTGCGCGCTTCTGCATTCAGCGTAGGTGTGTCAAGGCTTCGCAGCAGTTCCAGGTAGGCCCATGAAGCCCGCAAGTACTGGGTCTCATAATCTTCTTCAAAGACGGTATGAATGTACGCGTCGGCCGCCAGCGGATCAAAGCGATTGCTACGATGCAGAGCACTCAGTCCCTGACTCCATACTGCAAGCGCTTCATCTTCGCGATCGGCTTTCTTGAGGGCAAGGCCCAGCCAATATGCCACAGAGTAGCCCTGATCATCTACATAGGCCGGATCCTGGCGAAAGACGCGGTACAGAAGCGGAACAGCTTGTTGGTATCGTCCCTTTCGCGCCAGCGAAGTGCCCTGCACGTAAAGCGCCTCCAGTGAATCCGTCTGCGCCTGGGTCGGGGAGGGTAGCATCAGCAACCCGATCAGTACCAGCGACCAGCCCATTGCCCGTTCGTTTCTTCCAGGTTAGGGATTTTTGAAGTTGAACCGAAGGATCGAATGTTGGGTCCCGATGCCAGATAAGAAAAGGGGGGCCCGAGGCCCCCCTTTTCTATAAAAGATGATGGTGTGATTACTGCGTGTCGACCATCGACAGGAATTCCTGCACCGAGACCGGGCGCCCGAACGTGTTCAAGTGTTCACGCAGGGCGTTCACCCATTCGGTCAGGAGCTCGCGGTCGTTGTTCCAGTCGGGCGCCTTCTTCATTTCGCCAGCCGCGCCACCGAAGGTGTAAATCGGCTGCTGCAGCACTTCCAACTCAGCACCGGGCACCGGGAAGTGGCGCAGCGTTCCCGGCTTGTGCTGGAAGATGCCCGGCTTGGACGGATCGTTGTCGTAGTGCGCCGGTCCCGGATAGTCGAAACGGCGCCGGTCGCAGAAGCCGATGCCTGCGGCCGTCCAGCCGATTTCGATGCGGCGCTCATACATGAGCGCTTCCAGCAGCTCCTGATCCGACTCGCTGCCCGTCAGCGCGGGAAGCCCACCGTTGTTCACACGGGTCTTGTTGATCAACTGCGCCGCACGGGCCTTGTCGCCACCTGTCCGGATCAGGGCTTCGGCGATCATCAGGTCATTTTCCGTCTCGGTGGCGTAGCGCATGGGCCCGAGGAAGTCCAGGTGGCCTTCCCGAATGTGGCGCCAGCGGCTGAAGTGGTAAGTACCACGGTTAGCGCGGAAGGGCGAGCCGGATTCATAGACGAAGTACGCCGTGGCGCCTCCTTTGCTGGGAATACGCGCGTCGGCAGGAGATACCTCATCCAGCCGAGCCTCAAAGGGCGCCGGCGTCCGATCCTGCAACGGCGTAGCCAGCCACTGCTGGAGGGCAGGCAGCAGGTTGGGGTCCATGCCCAGCAGCTCGAGGTCTGCCTGCGACCAGCCCGGACGCTGCATGTACGCCTTGATCAGGTCCCACCACTGGTCCTGGTCACCCTGGGGCGCGAAGTCCCAGCCCGAGATGCCCTGCTCGGCATGAGCCAGCACGGCATTCCAGTCGGTCTGGGCATTCTCCTGCGGCGTGCGGGCCGACAGCATCATGGTCCGGGCCACCATCGTGTGGGCCAACTGGGCGACCTTTTCCCCGTCCAGATCAAGGCCATTGAAATAGTTGTCCGGGAAGGGGACGGCCATGTTCTGGGCAAGCTGTGCCGCCTCTAGAAGCGCAGCAATCGCTGCCGCCGCGACATCTTTATAATTGGAGTTTGCAGGAAACTCCAGGGTCGCCACATCCGTGTTTTCGTCCACGATGAAGGCCCGGTCGTAGAACAGCGACAGCGAGCTCAAGCAGAGGCCCTGCAGCAGCTTGGCCGCCGTCCGCACCATCTGTGTTTCTTCCGGGCTGTTGATAATTAGCCCCTCGTCCAGCCGCCGCAGCACGTCGTTGGCGATGGAAAGGGCTGAATACAACCGCTGCCAGGGCCTCAGGTGCGTGGAGGCATACCGATAGGTGGAGTTATTGTTGAGCGCTACCCGGGGCTCCGAGGACAGGTCCTTCATGGAGAAGTTACCCCAGGAGGAAGTCGTCTGGTCAGCCATCGTAATCAGGGCCGGTCCCATGCCCGGGTAGCCCTGGTTGGCCTGCCACCACGTCAGGAAGCCACCGGCCAGGATGTTTTTGACGTCCTCCGGGGTGGCCAGCACGCGCTCAGCGTCTGGCTCGTTCAGGTTCTGCACGCTCAGATCCGCACAGCCCCAGAGGAAGGCGGTGAGCACCGGCACCGCCAGAATCCAGCGCAATCTCTGCTTAATCATATCGCTTCAACCGTTTTGATTCTCAAGGTTGTTTGCCTGGAAGGTGAACAGGGTACCGGGCAGGCCGCCCGGTACCCTGGCTTCCATCAGAATACCAACTGGACGGTGAACGTGAAGGAGCGGAACAGCGGATAGCCGTAGCTGTCACCACCGAACACGGTCGGGTCAGCCGTACCGTTTACATCGACATTACGGGCCGATTCCGGATCGTATCCCTTGTAGCCCGTAAAGGTCAGCAGGTTACGGCCGGTTACGCCCACCCGGAGCTGCTGCAGCGACGGCATAAAGGCCGCCAGCGCCCGCCGGCCCAGCGTGTAGGTGAGCGACACTTCCCGCAGTTTCACAAAGCCACCGTCCTCGACGAAGTAGTTGTTCGTGGCGTTGACGTTGTAGAGCGTAGCGTAGTAGCCCCACGGCTTCTTGACCTTCTTGCCCCGCTGATCCACATCGCCCCCGCGGAGCTCACGCAGCACCCACTGCCGCGTATTGTTGTAGACGTCGCCACCCTTCTGCCACTGCACCAGCGCATACAGGTTGAAGTTCTTGTAGCGCAGGTTGGTGGCGAAGCCCATGTTGAAGTCGGGGTTGGAGTCCCCGATCTTGCGCAGGACCGGGTTCCCGGAGGCCGGATCCAGCACCTTGATGGGCTTTTCGTCCGGCGTGCCGTAGGCGCTCTTCAGCACCACAAACCCATCTTCGTTGACCATGAAGTCGTCCAGCGACATGCCCGCATAGGGTGTGGCCGCACCTGGATCGAGCATGGGAGCGATGTCGTCCAGGCTGCGGGCAAAGTACTCGCCGTAGATAATGCCGAAGGTTTCGTTCGGTGCGATGTAGTAGAACCCGGTGCGGTAGGGGGGTACGAACAGCTCGGTGATCTTCTGGCGCGTGCGGTCGAAGGTGATGTCCAGCGTCCAGCTGAAGTCGTCCCGCTGGGCCAGGATCGTGTTAAGCTGCATCTCGAAGGTGTTGCCTTCGAGCGTACCGGCATTGCGCCACTGGAAGCGATAGCCGGTAGCAGCCGGCAGCGGGACCAGCAGGATCTGGTCTTCGGTCTTGTTCAGCGCATAGCTGGCCTGGAAGGAGTACCGATCCAGGAAGTCGATGTTGACGCCGTATTCGATGGCCGTCGACTTAGCCGGCCGGAGGAGCCGGTTCCCCAGCGTGTTCTTCACCGGGTTGCCCGAGACGATCGAGAAGGTCTCGTACTGAGCCGAGAATCCCGGCCGCAATCCGGCTGTACCGATCGAAGCCCGCAGGCGGAATTCGTTGATGCCCGGCACGTTGAAGAACGGCTCTTCGCCCAGGCGCCAGGCCACCGAGGCGCGGTAGTAGGTGGCCCAGCGGGCATCCGGCCCGAAGAGCGAGGACCCGTCGCGCCGGATCATCACGTCCCCGATGTAGCGATCCTTGAAGTCGAAGGTCAGGATCGCGAAGTAGTTTTCCGAGCGGATGTCGGCAATGTAGGAGTCGATCGTCTTGTCACCGACCGTCGCGCCCAGGTCTTCCACGCCGCTGACGGCAAACTCACGGCCCGTGACGCTGAACTGCTCGGTGCGTTCATCCTCGTACAGGTAGCTCAATTTGAGTTTTGTATTCAGGTCGCCGAAGCTGTACGAGAGCAGGGCCGTGAGGCTGGTGTTGATGGCGCGATTGTCCTGGTTGAAACGATACAACCGCCCTTTGAAGTCCGCCGGGTTGTCGCTCAGGTAGCCCCGCGGGAAGAGGTCTTTCCAGTAAGTCTGCTGCCGGTCCAGGCCGACAAGCCCTTCCAGCATGAGCCAGCGGAACGGCCGCCAGTTCGTCTTGAAGCTGGCCAACTGGCGCACGACCCGGCGCTTCCGGTCGCGGTTAGCCAGCTCATAGAGCGGGTTCAGCTCCAGCGACAGGCCATAGACCCAGGCTGCATCCCAGTTGTATTTCGAGCCGTCCTCTTCATTGGGCGCTTCCAGGTTCACGTTCGGCGGCATGAACAGCAGCCCGTAGAAGGGCGAACCCGGGCCTTCCACCACGTCGTCCCGCTCCGACTGGCCGTACATCATGCTCGCCGAGAAGTCCAGGTTGTTCAGCACCCGGTGGTCCAGGTTGATGCGGAAGTTCTGACGCGTGTAGCCCGTTACTTCCCGCAGAATCCCTCCTTCGCGCGTGTTGCTGAAGGAGGCCATGAAGTTGGTCTTCTGCGTATTCTGGGCCACCGAGATGTAGTTGTTGAAGGTCGGATTCGAAGTGAAGAAGTCCCGCTGCGGGTCGCTAATGTTGCAGTAGAGCTCTTCCGTAATGGTACCATCGGGCTGCTTGACCGGCTGCTCAATGCACGGCCAGGGGTTGTCCGCAATCCCATCCGGATCCAGCACCGGGTTGTCGCCCGGCGACAGCGGATTGCCATCCTGATCGACGAAGCGCAGCTTTCCGTTGACTTCGGCCACCAGATAGGGGTGGCTTTCGGCCATGTCGATGAAACGATAGGGCGACGAGATCCCGAAGTCGTTCCGGATGGTCACCTGCGTGCGGCCCGCCGCTACGTTCGTGCCGCGCTTGGTGAAGATGCGGATAACCCCGTTAGCGGCGCGGGAACCCCAGATGGAGGCTGCGGCCGCATCTTTGATCACTTCAATCGACTCGATGTCGTCGGCATTCAGGTCGGCCAGCGAACCCTCCATAATGACGCCGTCCACAATGATAAGCGGCTCCTGATCGCCTCGAATGGCCGTCGCACTCCGCAGTCGAATCGATGGATCTCGCCCGGGCTCAC from Rhodothermus profundi encodes:
- a CDS encoding GWxTD domain-containing protein produces the protein MGWSLVLIGLLMLPSPTQAQTDSLEALYVQGTSLARKGRYQQAVPLLYRVFRQDPAYVDDQGYSVAYWLGLALKKADREDEALAVWSQGLSALHRSNRFDPLAADAYIHTVFEEDYETQYLRASWAYLELLRSLDTPTLNAEARKVVDRHVAQMEFLLPPSLRDQVRPDRRKPAVSGMGEKLVVWWQAQDPVISTPQNERLIEHLQRVIYAEKHYATNRRRSRLDDRGIVYVRLGPPKFTSKIHMQDRGINKSTMSPYRSGLDLNPNEFWSYRHIDPLLYYLFVEKDGYYQIGLPSDLVPQSLLHSSYFQYRWAALLETWQIIYGQLALLHPDFVKQSIEVDNMITGITGRANPDNFVMMRRMHFKRQEQISAAQRDRIAPAVFSAAAYDNVENMPVEARVARFLDQTTGKTRIEVFWGHNPVAVSPGSQGRRILREQGYADSGHYLIDLYAMTRTADYQLGDFQRQRYTLSSTDPTLSIQTVTLQGAAPIFHVALQWDVYATEPLGDGQYQLGPRFKMGTFRIDTLQALSADPAQLEMSDLVPVLRGVFPENPDSLVRYPFLAITSETKLGLRFEVYHLQFGPDDRTHYTVEYAVIREKGGRDETVVAARTEYTGQSRTAQEYIEVDLQQIPERGHIRVRVTVTDQQSGQQVAREISFNLIS
- a CDS encoding SusC/RagA family TonB-linked outer membrane protein translates to MRRWFQRLLTLALTGFLLPGVVWAQEAIIQGRVTDERGEPLPGANVSITELTIGSATDIDGNYSFTVPADLVRGQTVTLVARFVGYKPAEQQFELTPGRHTFDFTLEPDLLRLEEVVVTGVAAETPRKKLSFTVDRVDTEKLQQVIAPDPGTALQAKVAAAVVVRPTGEPGRDPSIRLRSATAIRGDQEPLIIVDGVIMEGSLADLNADDIESIEVIKDAAAASIWGSRAANGVIRIFTKRGTNVAAGRTQVTIRNDFGISSPYRFIDMAESHPYLVAEVNGKLRFVDQDGNPLSPGDNPVLDPDGIADNPWPCIEQPVKQPDGTITEELYCNISDPQRDFFTSNPTFNNYISVAQNTQKTNFMASFSNTREGGILREVTGYTRQNFRINLDHRVLNNLDFSASMMYGQSERDDVVEGPGSPFYGLLFMPPNVNLEAPNEEDGSKYNWDAAWVYGLSLELNPLYELANRDRKRRVVRQLASFKTNWRPFRWLMLEGLVGLDRQQTYWKDLFPRGYLSDNPADFKGRLYRFNQDNRAINTSLTALLSYSFGDLNTKLKLSYLYEDERTEQFSVTGREFAVSGVEDLGATVGDKTIDSYIADIRSENYFAILTFDFKDRYIGDVMIRRDGSSLFGPDARWATYYRASVAWRLGEEPFFNVPGINEFRLRASIGTAGLRPGFSAQYETFSIVSGNPVKNTLGNRLLRPAKSTAIEYGVNIDFLDRYSFQASYALNKTEDQILLVPLPAATGYRFQWRNAGTLEGNTFEMQLNTILAQRDDFSWTLDITFDRTRQKITELFVPPYRTGFYYIAPNETFGIIYGEYFARSLDDIAPMLDPGAATPYAGMSLDDFMVNEDGFVVLKSAYGTPDEKPIKVLDPASGNPVLRKIGDSNPDFNMGFATNLRYKNFNLYALVQWQKGGDVYNNTRQWVLRELRGGDVDQRGKKVKKPWGYYATLYNVNATNNYFVEDGGFVKLREVSLTYTLGRRALAAFMPSLQQLRVGVTGRNLLTFTGYKGYDPESARNVDVNGTADPTVFGGDSYGYPLFRSFTFTVQLVF
- a CDS encoding RagB/SusD family nutrient uptake outer membrane protein — encoded protein: MIKQRLRWILAVPVLTAFLWGCADLSVQNLNEPDAERVLATPEDVKNILAGGFLTWWQANQGYPGMGPALITMADQTTSSWGNFSMKDLSSEPRVALNNNSTYRYASTHLRPWQRLYSALSIANDVLRRLDEGLIINSPEETQMVRTAAKLLQGLCLSSLSLFYDRAFIVDENTDVATLEFPANSNYKDVAAAAIAALLEAAQLAQNMAVPFPDNYFNGLDLDGEKVAQLAHTMVARTMMLSARTPQENAQTDWNAVLAHAEQGISGWDFAPQGDQDQWWDLIKAYMQRPGWSQADLELLGMDPNLLPALQQWLATPLQDRTPAPFEARLDEVSPADARIPSKGGATAYFVYESGSPFRANRGTYHFSRWRHIREGHLDFLGPMRYATETENDLMIAEALIRTGGDKARAAQLINKTRVNNGGLPALTGSESDQELLEALMYERRIEIGWTAAGIGFCDRRRFDYPGPAHYDNDPSKPGIFQHKPGTLRHFPVPGAELEVLQQPIYTFGGAAGEMKKAPDWNNDRELLTEWVNALREHLNTFGRPVSVQEFLSMVDTQ